One Mercurialis annua linkage group LG3, ddMerAnnu1.2, whole genome shotgun sequence DNA window includes the following coding sequences:
- the LOC126674917 gene encoding uncharacterized protein LOC126674917 isoform X2 — MAESRKKPSEGIALLSMYSDEDDEDMEDLNHEPPQERGEEAEAEEAEQLVEGGAAADRVNDGGGDVMVTDEFGSNFNLNQNVRPQSRPPTPQEHPQAPVKRQQHARRSSRRGRLAIVDYAHDETAMSPELDEEEFDEELQIANGQENTPPGTVQILTPNIQATPQSSEHLETSQQYDVNDTGIQSEDAENEAATNVSAENIDALDKFLPPSPKEKCPEELRRKIEKFISLKKVGRSFNAEVRNRKDYRNPDFLLHAVRYQDIDQIGSCFSKDVFDPHGYDKSDFLDEIEADMRRERERKEQELKRSPKVEFISGGSQPGQVVPTSKFSMPISESYLCFSICYCCQWVAFSINCRRCCCSR; from the exons ATGGCGGAGTCGAGAAAAAAACCATCGGAAGGAATTGCCTTGCTGTCTATGTACAGCGACGAAGATGACGAGGATATGGAGGATCTCAACCACGAACCACCACAAGAACGAGGAGAAGAAGCTGAAGCTGAAGAAGCGGAGCAGCTAGTAGAGGGAGGAGCCGCTGCTGATAGAGTGAATGACGGTGGTGGTGATGTGATGGTTACTGATGAATTTggttctaattttaatttaaatcagAATGTGAGACCTCAATCACGCCCTCCGACGCCGCAAGAACACCCTCAGGCTCCGGTGAAGCGGCAGCAGCACGCGAGGAGAAGTAGTAGGCGAGGGAGGCTTGCCATTGTAGACTATGCTCATGATGAAACTGCCATGTCTCCCGAACTTGAT GAAGAGGAATTTGATGAGGAGCTTCAAATTGCCAATG GCCAAGAAAATACTCCTCCAGGAACTGTTCAGATCTTAACTCCAAATATTCAAGCAACTCCTCAATCGTCAGAACATCTAGAAACATCACAACAATATGATGTGAATGATACTGGCATTCAATCTGAAGATGCAGAAAATGAAGCTGCTACTAATGTTTCTGCCGAAAACATTGATGCATTGGATAAATTTCTCCCCCCATCACCAAAAGAGAAGTGCCCAGAGGAGTTGCGT aggaaaatagaaaaatttatatCTTTGAAAAAAGTTGGGAGGAGTTTCAATGCAGAAGTACGCAATAGAAAGGATTATCGGAATCCTGACTTTTTGCTGCATGCTGTGAGGTACCAAGATATTGATCAGATAGGGTCATGCTTCAGTAAAGATGTATTTGACCCTCATGGATACGACAAAAGCGATTTTTTGGATGAAATAG AAGCTGATATGCGACGTGAAAGGGAGAGAAAAGAGCAAGAGCTGAAGAGAAGTCCTAAGGTTGAATTTATTTCAGGAGGATCTCAGCCTGGACAGGTGGTGCCCACATCAAAGTTTAGCATGCCTATTTCAG AGTCATATTTGTGTTTCAGCATCTGCTACTGCTGCCAGTGGGTTGCATTCAGCATCAACTGCAGGAGATGCTGTTGCTCGCGATAG
- the LOC126674917 gene encoding uncharacterized protein LOC126674917 isoform X1 — MAESRKKPSEGIALLSMYSDEDDEDMEDLNHEPPQERGEEAEAEEAEQLVEGGAAADRVNDGGGDVMVTDEFGSNFNLNQNVRPQSRPPTPQEHPQAPVKRQQHARRSSRRGRLAIVDYAHDETAMSPELDEEEFDEELQIANGQENTPPGTVQILTPNIQATPQSSEHLETSQQYDVNDTGIQSEDAENEAATNVSAENIDALDKFLPPSPKEKCPEELRRKIEKFISLKKVGRSFNAEVRNRKDYRNPDFLLHAVRYQDIDQIGSCFSKDVFDPHGYDKSDFLDEIEADMRRERERKEQELKRSPKVEFISGGSQPGQVVPTSKFSMPISASATAASGLHSASTAGDAVARDSRQNKKSKWDKVDGDVRNSLPTGGQDSLATVSAHTTLLSAANAGAGYTAFVQQKRREAEEKRSNERKLERRS; from the exons ATGGCGGAGTCGAGAAAAAAACCATCGGAAGGAATTGCCTTGCTGTCTATGTACAGCGACGAAGATGACGAGGATATGGAGGATCTCAACCACGAACCACCACAAGAACGAGGAGAAGAAGCTGAAGCTGAAGAAGCGGAGCAGCTAGTAGAGGGAGGAGCCGCTGCTGATAGAGTGAATGACGGTGGTGGTGATGTGATGGTTACTGATGAATTTggttctaattttaatttaaatcagAATGTGAGACCTCAATCACGCCCTCCGACGCCGCAAGAACACCCTCAGGCTCCGGTGAAGCGGCAGCAGCACGCGAGGAGAAGTAGTAGGCGAGGGAGGCTTGCCATTGTAGACTATGCTCATGATGAAACTGCCATGTCTCCCGAACTTGAT GAAGAGGAATTTGATGAGGAGCTTCAAATTGCCAATG GCCAAGAAAATACTCCTCCAGGAACTGTTCAGATCTTAACTCCAAATATTCAAGCAACTCCTCAATCGTCAGAACATCTAGAAACATCACAACAATATGATGTGAATGATACTGGCATTCAATCTGAAGATGCAGAAAATGAAGCTGCTACTAATGTTTCTGCCGAAAACATTGATGCATTGGATAAATTTCTCCCCCCATCACCAAAAGAGAAGTGCCCAGAGGAGTTGCGT aggaaaatagaaaaatttatatCTTTGAAAAAAGTTGGGAGGAGTTTCAATGCAGAAGTACGCAATAGAAAGGATTATCGGAATCCTGACTTTTTGCTGCATGCTGTGAGGTACCAAGATATTGATCAGATAGGGTCATGCTTCAGTAAAGATGTATTTGACCCTCATGGATACGACAAAAGCGATTTTTTGGATGAAATAG AAGCTGATATGCGACGTGAAAGGGAGAGAAAAGAGCAAGAGCTGAAGAGAAGTCCTAAGGTTGAATTTATTTCAGGAGGATCTCAGCCTGGACAGGTGGTGCCCACATCAAAGTTTAGCATGCCTATTTCAG CATCTGCTACTGCTGCCAGTGGGTTGCATTCAGCATCAACTGCAGGAGATGCTGTTGCTCGCGATAGCAGACAGAACAAGAAGTCTAAATGGGACAAG GTGGATGGTGATGTTAGAAATTCTCTACCCACTGGTGGGCAGGATTCTTTAGCCACAGTGTCAGCCCATACCACACTTCTATCTGCAGCTAATGCTGGTGCTGGATATACAGCCTTTGT GCAGCAGAAACGGCGAGAGGCAGAAGAAAAAAGATCCAATGAAAGGAAATTGGAGAGAAGATCTTGA